From the genome of Deinococcus malanensis:
GGACTACTACGGCTCCACCATGCCTATTGATCAGGTCGCGAGCATCACCACGCCCGACGCCCGCACCCTGGTCATCACGCCCTGGGACCGCGGCGCGCTGGGGCCGATCGAAAAGGCCATCCGTGACAGCGACCTGGGCCTGAATCCCAACAACAAGGGCGACACCATCTTTATCAGCCTGCCCATGCTGACCGAAGAGCGGCGCAAGGATCTGGTCAAGAACGCCAAGAACTATGCCGAGGACGCCCGCATTGCGGTGCGTAACATCCGCAAGCACTCGCTCGACGAGGTCAAGAAGGTCGAGGGTGTCGGCGACGACGAGATCAAGCGCGGTGAAGCCGAAGTCCAGAAGATTACCGATGAATTTATCGCCCGGGTGGACAGCACCTTCCATAAGAAGGAGCAGGAAATCCTCGGGTGAGGCGCCCCGGCGCCCCGATATGTGACCGCCGGCACCCCCGGCGGCGCGTTGCTTGTCGTCCCGGGGGTGCCGCGTGGAAACCCTGAGCACCCGCATCCTGACGGCCGTCGTGGGCTTCGGGATTCTCAGCGTCATCGTGTGGATTGGCGCCTGGGCGATGGTGCCGGCCCTGCTGGTGCTGAGTGCCATGGGCCTGTACGAGTACGTGAGGATGCTCGACCGCAACGACATTGATGTGCGGCGGGTGTCTTTAGGGGTATTCAGCACCGCCCTGATTTTCGCGAGCCTGCCAATGTGGCCCCAAACGCCCTGGGCCGACGGCTCCTGGCGCGAGGCGGTGCTGACCGTCGCCCTGGGGTACATGCTGGTCATGGAGGTCATCCGGCCCGGAGAGCGTCCGCTGGAGCGGGTGGTGTACTCGATGTTCGGGCTGCTGTATGTGCCGTGGCTGCTGGGCTACTTCCTGATGCTGCGATACACGCCCAACGCCGACGCTGGGCTGCTGTACTTCGCCCTGCCGCTGATGGCGACCTTTGCCGCCGATATCGGTGGATTTTTCGGCGGGCACCATTTCGGTCGGCGCAAGCTGGCTCCCGAAGTTAGCCCCGGCAAGACGGTAGAAGGCGCGGTCGGCGGGCTGCTGTTCAGCTTCCTGACCGTGCTGATCATGACGCAGGTGGCCCAGATCTGGTCGCCCATGGATGCGCTGCTCTACAGCATTCTGGTCGCCAGCGCCAGCCAGCTGGGAGACCTGTCCGAGAGTCTGATCAAACGCGCACTGCGCACCAAGGACAGTGGCCGCAGCCTGCCGGGCCACGGCGGTTTTCTGGACCGCCTGGACAGTCTGCTGTTCGCCGTTCCGGCCACCTATTTGTTTCTGCATATCAGCGTCTTTACGCGCTGACCAATACGTGGACGCGCTGCGGGATCAGAAGAATTTTCTGATCCCGCAGCGCATTCCACACTCGTCCTCGTTCGGCTGAGGCATGCTGTAGCGACATGAAGGTCACGGTTCTGGGAAGCACGGGAAGTATCGGCACACAGGCGCTGGATGTGGTGCGTGAACGTGGTTGGACGGTAGACGGTCTGGCCGCCGGGCGCAACCTGGACCTTCTAGAATCGCAGGCACGTGAATTCTCGCCGGCGCTGGTCAGTGTGGACCACTCGGTCTATGCCGACGCCAAAGCCAGGTTCGGACATCTGAACGTCATCGCGGATCCCGGTGAGATGGCCGCCAGGCCGGTAGACGTGGTGGTCAACGCCATGAGTGGCCTTCCTGGACTTGCCCCCACGCGCGCAGCGCTGGAAGCCGGTCAGGCGGTGGCTCTGGCCACCAAGGAAGCCATGGTCACGGCTGCCGGCCTGATCTGGGCCGCCGCGGCCCAGGGGGGCGGCCGGCTGGTGCCGGTGGACTCCGAGCACACCGGCATCTACCAGTGCCTGACCGGTGAGCACCTGGAAGACGTGGCCGAACTGATCCTGACGGCCAGCGGCGGACCCTTCCGTGACGGCCCAGCCGACCTCAGCCGCGTGACGCCGGAGCAAGCCCTCAAGCACCCCTCATGGAGCATGGGCCAGAAAATCACCGTCGACTCGGCCACGCTGATGAACAAGGGGCTGGAGGTCATGGAGTGCGCCAGCCTGTATGGTCTGCCCCTGGCACAGGTGGGCGTGGTGGTGCACCCGCAGAGTGTGGTGCATGCAGCCGTACGCTTCCGGGACGGCAGCCTCAAGGCCCAGTTTGGACCGACGGACATGCGGCTGCCGATTGCCTACGCCATGGACGCCGCACCCACCGGCATGCAGCGCCCTGGTGACGTACGTGGTGCCCGTCGCGGCACCGAGGTCGCCGGGCATCTGGGCTGGCCGTTGGACGGCATCTGGGAATTCCGCAAACCCGACGCTGCCCGCTTTCCTGCCCTGGGACTGGCATACCGGGCGGGTGAGGCGGGCGGTCTGCTGCCCACGGCCCTGAATGCTGCCGACGAGGTGGCGGTGCCGGCTTTTCTGGCCGGGGAGATTGGATTCATGGACATACCACGCCTGATTGAGCGGGTACTCGACGAGACGCCACACGACACCCTGACCTGGGAGAGCCTGGAGCAGACCGAGGCCTGGGCCACACAGCGCGCGCGTGAGCTGATTGAACGCGGGGTGCACGCATGAGCGTCATTCAAGGGATCGCGGCGGCCCTGACACCTCTGGGGCTGATCTGGACGGCCCTGCTGCTGAGTATCGCGACCTTCCTGCACGAACTTGCTCATTACGCCCTGGCCCGGGCCCAGGGCGTACCCGTCAAGTCCTTCAGCGTGGGGATGGGGCCAGTGCTGCTGCGCCGGAGCTGGCACGGTACCGAATGGCGGCTGAGCCTGCTGCCGATTGGCGGCTATGTGGAGATCGACGGCATGGCGCCCGAGGAAGGCCCGGGGGGGCAGCTGCGTTCTCCTACGCGTGGATTTGCAGCCCTGCCCGCCCTGGGCAAGATTGCCGTCCTGCTGGCCGGTCCGCTGATGAATCTGCTCCTGGCCCTGGGTCTGATGACTGCGCTGTTCTCCTCGCAGGGCATGCCTGCCCCCGACCGGGCGCGCATTGAATCGGTAAATCCAGGCTCGCGCGCAGAAGCACTGGGCCTGCGCACCGGAGACGTGATTACCGCCATCAACGGTCAGGACATTCCGAAAATCGTGGAGACCAACGGACAGGCCCGGGCTGGCTGGGAGAGCCTGCGCACGACCCTGTCCCGCCCCGGACCGCATGTCTTCACCGTGAGGTCGGAGCAGGATGGTGCAGTCCGGACCCGGGAGGTCCGCTTCGACTGGCAGCCGACGGTGGGTGGGCAGCGTCAGCTGCTGGGCATCCGCTACGGGCCCGACGTGCAGCCGGTGAGTGTGCCCGCCGCGTTTGCGGCCTCGGTGTCCACCACGGTGGAGGTGGTCCCGCAGGTGCTGCGCGCCTTCGGTTCCCTGTTTGCACGCTTCCTGACCCTGGACATCTCCCGCGACGAGAACGTCAGTGGACCCATCGGCACGGCCGAGATCGTCAGCCGCGCCGCGGAGCTCAGCCCCTGGGCGCTGGTTCAGGTGGCCATCATGCTCAACCTGTCACTGGCTTTTTTCAACCTCATTCCGATCCCCGGCCTGGACGGCGGACGCATCCTGCTGGTGCTGCTGGGGGCCGTCAAGGGCCGCCCACTGACCTTTGCCCAGGAGCAGGCCATCAACATTGCCGGATTTGCCTTCGTGATGATGCTGATGCTGTTTGTGGTGGTGCGCGACGTCAGCCGCTTTTTCTGAGCGGTTGCTTCTGACCGGCGCGGGAACGACGGTCTCCCGCGCTCTTTTATTGAACCGCTCTGCGCTCGACCCGCTCTCCCAGCCCGGTCAACACCTCGTATTCGATGGTGTCGCCCCAGGCGGCGACCTCGCTGACCGTCAGCTCGCCGCTGCCCCAGCACTCGACCTGATCACCAGCACGGACCTCCAGGCCTGTCACATCGACCATGCACTGATCCATACAGATGCGCCCAACCACTGGCCTTCGCTCGCCCTGGACCAGCACCTGGGCCCGCAGGGTGGCGTTGCGAGGATAACCATCAGCGTACCCGAAACCAATGGTGGCTAGGGTGGTGTCGTGTGGTGCTTTCCACAGCCCCCCGTAACTCACGCTTTCTCCAGCCAGAGCGGTGTGGACCTGGGTCACCGTCGCGTGCAGGGTCATGACCGGAGTGAGCGGCACCACGTTGCGCATATGGGCCGGCGCGAAACCGTAGGAGGCCAGCCCTGGCCGCGCAAGCGCCATGTCTCCCAGGCGCCCCAGGCTCAGGATGCCGCCTCCGTTGGCACAGTGGGGCAGCACAGGCGGCAGGCTGCCGAGCACACTGCGGAAACGGCGGAGCTGCTCGTAGGCAAAGCTCAGGTCCTCCTCGTCGGCCGTGGCGAAGTGGGTGTAGACACCTTCCAGTACGCCACGTTCGGCCAGACGTTGTCCGATCCGGATGGCCTGTTCGGGCCGGGCCCCGAGACGGTTCATACCGGTGTCGACCTTCAGGTGTCCGCGGGCGTGGGACGGGAGGGCCTCAGCTTCCTCCAGCGACGAGACGGGCAGCCGCACACCCAGGTCCGCCAGGGGAACCACCTCATCCGGAGTTGGCGGCGTCAGCAGCACCACCGGCCGGCCCAGATTCAGCGCCGCAACGGCCTGCGCCTCCCGCGGGGTGGCCACCGCCAGCCCCCACACGTCCGGGTGCGCGGCCGCCTGCCGGGCAATCAGTTCAAGACCATGGCCGTAGGCATTGGCTTTGACCGGCAGCAGCAACGGGGTGCCGGCACGGGCAGACAGGCCGCTGAGGTTGCGGTGCAGAGCAGCTTCAGAGATCAGGGCGTGGGCGCGGGACTGCATGCCGGTCATGCTACGCCTCCCCGGTTTGCCCGGTACCAGCGGCGTGTATGCTTTTTTCAGTGATGCCACGACTCCCCTCCCGCCGCGTCGCCTCCTTCTCTTTGCTGCTCGGGACCATGCTGCTGGGCGCTGCGCCGGCCCACGCACAGACCGGAGGCATCCTGCCGCTGGTGTCGGTCGGCCAGAAGTGGCCGCAGGCCCAGGAAACCTACGTTATTCAGGTATCCGCCCAGGACGCCGGCAAGCCGCTGAACCTGGAAGTGTATTCGCCCACGCTCAACCTGGCGGACTATGCCGACGGGCGCCGTGGCGAGGGCTATTTCGGAGACGAGCTGTACAAGACCAACGAGCCTTTTGAAAGCACTTTCACGCTCAGCGGGCCCGGTGGGCTGGTGGCGGAACGCCGGTACGGGGCCAACCGCGCCCACACCTGGGAAAGCCTGTTCGCCGGAGGCCTGAGCGCCGGTACCTACACGCTGAAGGTCAGCAGCAGGGGCGACGGCAAGAATTCGTTTGCCCTGCGTGTCAGCGCTCCATTCAACCTGGAAACCAGCGATTTCAGCGTCAACGCCCGCGACACCGAGCAGGCTCCCCTCCTGGCCGCGCGTCTGAATGTGCCCGCCTCCTGGGTCAGCAAGACCTTCAGTGTGCTGAACTACGACCTGGACGGCCCCCGGGAGGCCGAAACCTGGCTGGTGCGGCCGGGAGGGGCGCGGGTCAACCTGACGCCCAGCGACAACGGCAGGACCGCCACCGACCGGGTGACCGTCACGGCAGACATGGTAGGCGAATGGCAGCTGTTTATCCGGGTGCTGCCGACCACCCGGCAGTACAGCAACGCGGTGCGCTACTCGTTCCGGCTGGGGGACCAGCCCACGCCGGCCAGGGTCGGCGGCTTTACCCCCCCTGAAAACCTGAAGATCGCCAACCAGCTGCTGGTCGATGTGGTGGACCCGCAGGGCCGCCCGGTGCCCGGCGCGAGTTATGCCCTGATCGGTGAGACGGTCGTGCGCCCGGTACTGCCTTCAGGCTACGTGCCGGTCAGCAGCAGCATTATTCAGGGAACCGGCAACATCGTCTCGCCCACCGAGGTGCGCTACCAGCCGGGGTTCAACAAGATCCGCTTCGTGGTTCGTCCCCCCGAGGGTCAGCTCACGGTGGATGCCGTGGCGGTCTTCGGAGACCAGCGTCTGCCGTTGACCGGCGTGTCCTTCGAGGTGGCTGGCCGCACCCTGACCACGCCAGCCACCCTGCCGCTGGCTCCGGGAGACTATCCGGTGAAGCCCAGCGCGCTTCCGGGAAGCACCTTCGTGCAGCCGTTGCCCGGGCGTGTTCCGGACGCAGGCACCGGCCGCGTGACCCTGGAATACCGCGTGCAGACCGAGCTGACCCTGGCAACCTCACCCGACGTGCTCAGTGCCTGCGACGTGACCCAGCTGACAGCCACCGCGAAGACCGCTTTCCCGTTCCGTCTGCCCGGCCGCCTGAAGCTGAACCTGCCAACCGGCTGGACCAGTGATTACCCCCTGGAAATTCCCGGAGAGTTCATGCAGGGCCAGCCTCTGCGCCTGAAAGTGCCGGTGCGCGTGTGCCGCAGCGATACAGCCGAGGCTGTCCTCGATCCGGCCGGGCTGCGCACCACCGGGCAGGCCCGGGTTCGCAGCCCGGGTGGAGCCAACGTGACCCGCAGCGTCCAGGGTGGTGCGCGCGCGAACCTGGCAAAAAGCGTCGAGGCCAGCCCACAGGGGTATATCGTCACTCTGGTGCTGACGGTGGACGGCACTCTGGAAAACGTGCGTCTGATCGACCCGTTGCCGGGAGCCTCCGCCAGACGAGGCGCGCTAAGTGTCCAGGGCCCCAGCCTAGCCAATCTGAATGCCCGGGCAGACGGCGACGCCATTGTCCTGAGCCGGGTGATTCCAGGGACCTACAGCCTGACCTACCCGCTGACGACTGACGTTCCGGCCGACCAGGTCGTGACGGCCCCGGATCTGGACTGGTGAGGAAAAGATCCAGGTTCTGAACACACATCCAGACGGATTCTTCATCCTGAGCAGGTAAGCTGGGTCTATGAAGCTTGCCGCACCTCTTGTTCTGGCCACAGCACTAGCTGGCCTGAGCGGATGTGGCTCGCTGGACAGCGCCCCGGCTCCTCTGGCTGGCGACCTGCTCAGTGCCCCTACTGCGCTGAACTTCAAGGGACAGCTGTTGCGGCTGGACGCAACACCGCGGCTGAGCGGGGAAACCTTCGGGGTGAAGGTTCGGCTGCATACCAGCCGTGCGCCGATACCACGCGTGAGACCCCTGAACGTGTATGTCGTGACCGGCGGAGGGGTCTGGGACGCTCCCTACCGTAAGGACGCCGCGCCCACCTGTGGCCGGACAGCCTGCGTCTCGGGTCAGGCACGTGGCAGTGGCGAAGGAGTCCTGAATGGGGAAAGCGTTCAGGTCGTAGTGCAACTGAAAGACGAGCAGGGGCGGCTGTTCTGGCTGCGTGACGCCCAGGCACGCGTGGGACGCTGAACAGGAAGTGTCGTTGTCATTTCCGGGAGGCAGACGGTGGGAGCTGGTTCAGCGTCCCACCGTCCGCATCTTTCTCAGGCAGGGGTGACCACGCCGTCCAGCACACTCAGATGATGATCTGCGCGCGCCGCGATCTCGCGGTCATGGGTGATCAGGACCACTGTGCGGCCTGCACCGGCTGCGCCCTGTAACAGGCTCAGAACGCGCTCACCGGTCCGGCTGTCGAGGTTGCCGGTGGGCTCGTCTGCCAGCAGCACGGGTGGGTCGCAGGCAAGAGCACGGGCAATCGCCACCCGCTGGGCTTCCCCGCCGGACAGCTGGGAGGGCAGATGCCCGCCCCGCCGGTCCAGCCCAACCTGAGACAGCAGGTCACGGGCGCGGGCCTGGCGCTCCCGGCGGCCCATTCCGGCCAGGGTCAGCGGGAACTCCACATTTTCCTGAGCAGTCAGGATGCCGACCAGATTGTGGCTCTGAAAGACGAATCCATAATGGGCCAGCCGGAAGTCGGCGCGCTGGGCTTCTGTCAGGGCGGTCAGGTCGGTCTCCCCCACCAGGACGTGCCCGGTCGTCGGCCGGTCAAAGCCCGCCAGCAGGTTCAGCAGGGTGCTCTTGCCGCTGCCCGATGGTCCCACCACGGCGGTCAGGCCAGCCGGAAACGTATGCGTCAGCGGCGCCAGAGCGAGCACGCGGTCCTCCCCGCTGGGGTACTCGCGAGACAGGTTCTCGGCGCGCAGTCGAATCGCTGATGGCGCGCTCATCACAGCCGTCCCAGGGCGTCGGTGATGTTCAGGCGGCTGGCGCTGCGGGCGGGCAACAGCCCCGAGAGCAGACCCAGCAGCAGACTGATGCTGAGGGCCAGCAGGGTCAGCCGGGGCGTCAGGGCCGCCGCCTCCACTCCGGCCAGCTGCTGGGTATAGAGATTGACTACGCCGATACCCCCCAGTCCCAGCAGCAGGCCCCCGACCCCGCCTGCCAGCGACAGCAGCAGAGACTCGGTCAGCACCAGGGCGCGCACAAAGCCCGGGCGTGCCCCGATGGCGCGCAGGGTGCCGAATTCACGGGTACGCTCGAACACGCCCATCATGACCGTGTTGGCCACCGCCAGTCCCCCCACGATCACCGCGATCATGGAAATGCCGAACCGTACCGCGTCACCGATCCGCAGGGCCCGTTCCAGAAAACTGAGGAAGTCAGACTGTGTCTGTGCTTCCAGTTCCAGTCGGCTGGAAAGCTCCCCCGCCACCGCCCTCGCGCGTGCCGGGTCCTGCAGCTTGACGGCCACCAGCGACAAGCGGTTCTGAGCTCCCTCGGCGGCCTGCAGGGTGGACAGCGGCAGAAACATGAAGCTGTCTACCAGTCCGGACTCGGGTTGCAGCACCCCTACTACCCGGACGGAGCTGCGGCGGTTGAGGTTGAGCTGGCTGCCGATTTTGAGCCCCAGGTTCTGGGCGGCCTTGGCACCGATCACGGCTACATTCCTGTTCTCGTCTGTGGCGGTCAGCAGCCGGCCCTGCGCCGCTGAGACCTTTGGGAAGACAGCGTGGATACCCGGGCTGGCGGGCAGGCCATACAGCACGGCGCTGCGGGATGGATCAAACCCGCCCCGAACCGTCATGACCACCGGCGTCACAGAGGCGATACCAAGCTCGGGCGCCAGCCGCTGAATGTCCGAGGCGACTGTCTGGGAAAGGTTTGGCTGCGGCGAGAACCCCTGGGACAGGCCGTTGAGGCTGACCTGAATGTCCGGGCCGATGCTGCCCAGTTCCGCGCTGAAGACCTTGCGGATGCCCTCGCCCAGCGAGAGAAACACCACCATGCTGGCCACCGCGACCGTGATTCCCAGGGCAGTGAGCAGGGTCCGGACCTTCCGGCGGGTCAGCCCACGCCAGGCAAGTCTCCACAGGTCAGTCAGCTTCATGGACGCAGGCTACGCCGCAGGGGGTGGGCTTTATGTCTTGGGATAACCCGCCGACAACTGTAAGAAGGCTCTGACTGCACCGTCGCCTTTCCGTGACCATCTCTGGCTGAAGAGCAGCGCCTGAGTGAAAGCAGGGCAGCCGCTGCAGACCCTCGTCATGGCCGGAAACCCAGCAGCCCCGGTTCGACCGCCGGGGACCTCCCATGATTCTGTGGGCCTGCGCTCACGCTTGCCCCCTAGCCTGCCTGCATGCCATGGCGTCTTCCTCTCTCCCTGTTCGGTGCGGCAGTGTCGGGTCTGGCCGGTGCCCAGACCCTGATTCCGCTGGATTCGCGGCCCGCCACACGCGTCCTGCCTGCCCTGATCGCTTCGCTTGCCGGGGGTACGCCCCAGGTCCCGGAGGCTGCACTCCTGGGCGACGCCAGGCGCGGTGCAGACCCCGAAGCCCTGATTGCCTGGCTGAATGCCCGGCCCGCTCCAGGCGGCCCCCTGATCGTGGCCCTCGACGCCCTGGCCTACGGAGGGCTGGTGCAGTCGCGTACCAGCAGCCTGACGGCGGCCCAGGCCCTGGCCCGTCTGGAGCCCCTCCGCGCCTGGCAGGCACGCACCGGACAGCCGATCTATGCGTTCATCACGCTGCCCCGGGAACCCGACGCCACCAACAGAGCCCGCAACCTGGAGGTTGTCAGGGCCATGGTGGAGTGGGCCCGCTCAGGCGTCTTCAGGGAGTTGCATGTCACCTGGGACGACGCCCAGGCCAGCAGCCCGGCGCTCCGGGAAGGGGCGGCGCTGCAGCGCGAGGCCCCGGAGAATGTTCGGATTTACCCTGGCGCGGACGAGGTGCTTTCCATGCTGACGGCGCGGGCACTGGCCCCGCTGGAACGGACCGTGAGGGTGGAGTACAGCGCACCCCAGGCCGCCCGGCAGGTCATCCGGTACGAGGGCATTGCGCTGGATCAGAGTGCAGAGAACCATGCGCGGGCCAGCGGGTTCCGGGTGGTTGAGGAGCCGGTGGACCTGACCCTGTATGTGTTCAACGGTGGAGACCCGAGGCGCGCTGCCGTGCGGATCAGCACGCTGCTGCGCCAGGGGCCGGTGGCTGTCGCGGATGTAGAGAAGGTCAATCTGGGCAACAACCGGTTGTGGCGCGACCTGAGCACCCTGCGCCAGCACGCCAACCTGAGGGCGCTGGCCGCCTGGGGAACACCCGGGAACAATCTGGGCAGCGCCCTGGCGCATGCCAGGATCAGCCTCGGCCCGGTCGACCCGGTGCGTCAGGACGCTCTGCTGGCCCGTGAGTTTGCCAACGACGTGATCTACAGCGCGGGTCTGCGCGCCGCACTGCGGGCGTCATTGCCCGAGGACCAGCTCAACACGCCCGCAGGTCAGGCGGCACTGATCCGGCTGGCCCAGGAATACTTTCCGCTGCGCATTGGCCAGGAATACTTCCTCAAGGACGCTGCCCTACCCTGGGGCCGTTCCTACGAGTGGGACTTCGACCTTCAGCCCCGCTGAAGACGGTGCCGCCGATACTGCCCGGCTGAACTCGCCCCCAGAAGGGCGCCTGTCGAGAACCTACTCGCCCGCCGGATGTGCCGTCTTCTTTTCTACACTGAGGGTCAGCGCCGCCCCGATCACCAGCGTGGCGCCCAGCAGGGCCAGGGCCGAAAGCTGCTCCGCGAACAGTACCGCTGCCAGCAGGGCCGCCACCACCGGCTCCAGGCTGGCGATCACACTGGCGCGGGTGGCGGGCAGACGGCGCAGGCCCGCGCTATACGCCAGGTACGCCAGATAGGTGGAGAGCACGGCGATGGCCCCCATGCTGCTCCACGCAGCACTGGACTTAGGAGCCCACTCCACAAAAGGCAGAAGACCCAGAGCCCCCACCGGTAGCGCCACGGCATACAGCGCGGTCGGAGCATAGCGGTCAAAATAGGCCTTGCCATACAGGTAGTACAGGCTGTAGGTCAGTCCTGACAGCAAGCCGAAAGTCAGAGCCGCTGCCGTCACGTTCACCCCCTGACCACCGCCGAGGCTGATCAGCGCAATTCCTCCCAGCGTCCCGCCCACGGCCAGCC
Proteins encoded in this window:
- the frr gene encoding ribosome recycling factor, yielding MADMKSIQADARERMGKAIEALESNLSVLRTGRANPGILKKIVVDYYGSTMPIDQVASITTPDARTLVITPWDRGALGPIEKAIRDSDLGLNPNNKGDTIFISLPMLTEERRKDLVKNAKNYAEDARIAVRNIRKHSLDEVKKVEGVGDDEIKRGEAEVQKITDEFIARVDSTFHKKEQEILG
- a CDS encoding phosphatidate cytidylyltransferase codes for the protein METLSTRILTAVVGFGILSVIVWIGAWAMVPALLVLSAMGLYEYVRMLDRNDIDVRRVSLGVFSTALIFASLPMWPQTPWADGSWREAVLTVALGYMLVMEVIRPGERPLERVVYSMFGLLYVPWLLGYFLMLRYTPNADAGLLYFALPLMATFAADIGGFFGGHHFGRRKLAPEVSPGKTVEGAVGGLLFSFLTVLIMTQVAQIWSPMDALLYSILVASASQLGDLSESLIKRALRTKDSGRSLPGHGGFLDRLDSLLFAVPATYLFLHISVFTR
- the dxr gene encoding 1-deoxy-D-xylulose-5-phosphate reductoisomerase — encoded protein: MKVTVLGSTGSIGTQALDVVRERGWTVDGLAAGRNLDLLESQAREFSPALVSVDHSVYADAKARFGHLNVIADPGEMAARPVDVVVNAMSGLPGLAPTRAALEAGQAVALATKEAMVTAAGLIWAAAAQGGGRLVPVDSEHTGIYQCLTGEHLEDVAELILTASGGPFRDGPADLSRVTPEQALKHPSWSMGQKITVDSATLMNKGLEVMECASLYGLPLAQVGVVVHPQSVVHAAVRFRDGSLKAQFGPTDMRLPIAYAMDAAPTGMQRPGDVRGARRGTEVAGHLGWPLDGIWEFRKPDAARFPALGLAYRAGEAGGLLPTALNAADEVAVPAFLAGEIGFMDIPRLIERVLDETPHDTLTWESLEQTEAWATQRARELIERGVHA
- a CDS encoding M50 family metallopeptidase encodes the protein MSVIQGIAAALTPLGLIWTALLLSIATFLHELAHYALARAQGVPVKSFSVGMGPVLLRRSWHGTEWRLSLLPIGGYVEIDGMAPEEGPGGQLRSPTRGFAALPALGKIAVLLAGPLMNLLLALGLMTALFSSQGMPAPDRARIESVNPGSRAEALGLRTGDVITAINGQDIPKIVETNGQARAGWESLRTTLSRPGPHVFTVRSEQDGAVRTREVRFDWQPTVGGQRQLLGIRYGPDVQPVSVPAAFAASVSTTVEVVPQVLRAFGSLFARFLTLDISRDENVSGPIGTAEIVSRAAELSPWALVQVAIMLNLSLAFFNLIPIPGLDGGRILLVLLGAVKGRPLTFAQEQAINIAGFAFVMMLMLFVVVRDVSRFF
- the alr gene encoding alanine racemase; amino-acid sequence: MTGMQSRAHALISEAALHRNLSGLSARAGTPLLLPVKANAYGHGLELIARQAAAHPDVWGLAVATPREAQAVAALNLGRPVVLLTPPTPDEVVPLADLGVRLPVSSLEEAEALPSHARGHLKVDTGMNRLGARPEQAIRIGQRLAERGVLEGVYTHFATADEEDLSFAYEQLRRFRSVLGSLPPVLPHCANGGGILSLGRLGDMALARPGLASYGFAPAHMRNVVPLTPVMTLHATVTQVHTALAGESVSYGGLWKAPHDTTLATIGFGYADGYPRNATLRAQVLVQGERRPVVGRICMDQCMVDVTGLEVRAGDQVECWGSGELTVSEVAAWGDTIEYEVLTGLGERVERRAVQ
- a CDS encoding ABC transporter ATP-binding protein; the encoded protein is MSAPSAIRLRAENLSREYPSGEDRVLALAPLTHTFPAGLTAVVGPSGSGKSTLLNLLAGFDRPTTGHVLVGETDLTALTEAQRADFRLAHYGFVFQSHNLVGILTAQENVEFPLTLAGMGRRERQARARDLLSQVGLDRRGGHLPSQLSGGEAQRVAIARALACDPPVLLADEPTGNLDSRTGERVLSLLQGAAGAGRTVVLITHDREIAARADHHLSVLDGVVTPA
- a CDS encoding ABC transporter permease, with translation MKLTDLWRLAWRGLTRRKVRTLLTALGITVAVASMVVFLSLGEGIRKVFSAELGSIGPDIQVSLNGLSQGFSPQPNLSQTVASDIQRLAPELGIASVTPVVMTVRGGFDPSRSAVLYGLPASPGIHAVFPKVSAAQGRLLTATDENRNVAVIGAKAAQNLGLKIGSQLNLNRRSSVRVVGVLQPESGLVDSFMFLPLSTLQAAEGAQNRLSLVAVKLQDPARARAVAGELSSRLELEAQTQSDFLSFLERALRIGDAVRFGISMIAVIVGGLAVANTVMMGVFERTREFGTLRAIGARPGFVRALVLTESLLLSLAGGVGGLLLGLGGIGVVNLYTQQLAGVEAAALTPRLTLLALSISLLLGLLSGLLPARSASRLNITDALGRL
- a CDS encoding DUF4127 family protein — encoded protein: MPWRLPLSLFGAAVSGLAGAQTLIPLDSRPATRVLPALIASLAGGTPQVPEAALLGDARRGADPEALIAWLNARPAPGGPLIVALDALAYGGLVQSRTSSLTAAQALARLEPLRAWQARTGQPIYAFITLPREPDATNRARNLEVVRAMVEWARSGVFRELHVTWDDAQASSPALREGAALQREAPENVRIYPGADEVLSMLTARALAPLERTVRVEYSAPQAARQVIRYEGIALDQSAENHARASGFRVVEEPVDLTLYVFNGGDPRRAAVRISTLLRQGPVAVADVEKVNLGNNRLWRDLSTLRQHANLRALAAWGTPGNNLGSALAHARISLGPVDPVRQDALLAREFANDVIYSAGLRAALRASLPEDQLNTPAGQAALIRLAQEYFPLRIGQEYFLKDAALPWGRSYEWDFDLQPR
- a CDS encoding DMT family transporter, with translation MSTPAASAARPVPAPLLILTAAVLWGLLGILGKQAQAAGVGALEVAFWRAALGGGLFALHAVLARSPLPRGRDLWVTVGFGVAGVSVFYGAYQLAVQAGGASLASVLLYTAPAFVALLGWGLLRERLGRREGLAVGGTLGGIALISLGGGQGVNVTAAALTFGLLSGLTYSLYYLYGKAYFDRYAPTALYAVALPVGALGLLPFVEWAPKSSAAWSSMGAIAVLSTYLAYLAYSAGLRRLPATRASVIASLEPVVAALLAAVLFAEQLSALALLGATLVIGAALTLSVEKKTAHPAGE